In Thunnus maccoyii chromosome 11, fThuMac1.1, whole genome shotgun sequence, one genomic interval encodes:
- the LOC121907181 gene encoding uncharacterized protein C21orf62 homolog isoform X1, whose product MTNISSEPRPSLYTPVSPLGEDVVCLISMEMFPNTVSSALLPWSLWFLFILTPITQTTSSAPTPETSLPVNTTLLFDSGAPGFNLRNCSCSAPVRDCDEALANSLCRCRTVLRSALPPAGLREPGQLTVWVKELWVLEELLNSSTIGHLRLSFCGIKPVDSQYLSLLGLQTLRIHSAAPEAPYPNQEITISPAAGVSAELEALSSDFSSSLHMTFLDVAVLNGLSSLKAYSVVGPSAPTFSQHFPLLALPLTPPTSDTRDDSADLSEQAAEPLLLITFVY is encoded by the coding sequence CCTCGTCCATCTCTCTACACTCCGGTATCTCCACTTGGTGAAGATGTAGTCTGTTTGATCTCTATGGAGATGTTTCCAAACACAGTCTCCTCTGCCTTGTTGCCATGGTCACTGTGGTTTCTGTTCATCCTGACCCCCATCACCCAGACAACAAGCTCTGCCCCCACACCTGAAACTTCTCTGCCGGTCAACACCACGCTGCTGTTCGACAGCGGCGCCCCGGGCTTCAACCTGCGGAACTGCAGCTGCTCTGCTCCTGTCCGGGACTGTGACGAGGCTCTGGCCAACTCGCTGTGCAGATGCCGCACCGTTTTGCGCTCCGCTCTGCCCCCTGCTGGGCTCAGAGAGCCTGGACAACTCACCGTCTGGGTGAAGGAGCTCTGGGTCCTCGAGGAGCTGCTGAACAGCAGCACAATTGGCCATTTGCGGTTGTCTTTTTGTGGAATAAAACCAGTGGACAGTCAGTACCTGTCTCTGCTAGGTCTGCAGACCCTCAGGATCCACAGTGCAGCCCCAGAGGCGCCCTACCCCAACCAGGAAATCACAATCTCCCCCGCAGCAGGGGTTTCAGCGGAGCTAGAGGCCCTCTCCTCtgacttctcctcctccctccacatGACCTTTCTGGATGTAGCAGTGCTGAACGGGCTTTCTTCCCTGAAGGCGTACAGTGTGGTGGGACCATCAGCTCCCACCTTCTCACAGCATTTCCCCCTCCTGGCTTTGCCCCTCACTCCGCCAACCTCTGACACTCGTGATGACTCTGCGGACCTCAGTGAGCAGGCTGCAGAGCCTCTGCTGCTCATCACGTTTGTCTACTAA
- the LOC121907181 gene encoding uncharacterized protein C21orf62 homolog isoform X2: MEMFPNTVSSALLPWSLWFLFILTPITQTTSSAPTPETSLPVNTTLLFDSGAPGFNLRNCSCSAPVRDCDEALANSLCRCRTVLRSALPPAGLREPGQLTVWVKELWVLEELLNSSTIGHLRLSFCGIKPVDSQYLSLLGLQTLRIHSAAPEAPYPNQEITISPAAGVSAELEALSSDFSSSLHMTFLDVAVLNGLSSLKAYSVVGPSAPTFSQHFPLLALPLTPPTSDTRDDSADLSEQAAEPLLLITFVY; this comes from the coding sequence ATGGAGATGTTTCCAAACACAGTCTCCTCTGCCTTGTTGCCATGGTCACTGTGGTTTCTGTTCATCCTGACCCCCATCACCCAGACAACAAGCTCTGCCCCCACACCTGAAACTTCTCTGCCGGTCAACACCACGCTGCTGTTCGACAGCGGCGCCCCGGGCTTCAACCTGCGGAACTGCAGCTGCTCTGCTCCTGTCCGGGACTGTGACGAGGCTCTGGCCAACTCGCTGTGCAGATGCCGCACCGTTTTGCGCTCCGCTCTGCCCCCTGCTGGGCTCAGAGAGCCTGGACAACTCACCGTCTGGGTGAAGGAGCTCTGGGTCCTCGAGGAGCTGCTGAACAGCAGCACAATTGGCCATTTGCGGTTGTCTTTTTGTGGAATAAAACCAGTGGACAGTCAGTACCTGTCTCTGCTAGGTCTGCAGACCCTCAGGATCCACAGTGCAGCCCCAGAGGCGCCCTACCCCAACCAGGAAATCACAATCTCCCCCGCAGCAGGGGTTTCAGCGGAGCTAGAGGCCCTCTCCTCtgacttctcctcctccctccacatGACCTTTCTGGATGTAGCAGTGCTGAACGGGCTTTCTTCCCTGAAGGCGTACAGTGTGGTGGGACCATCAGCTCCCACCTTCTCACAGCATTTCCCCCTCCTGGCTTTGCCCCTCACTCCGCCAACCTCTGACACTCGTGATGACTCTGCGGACCTCAGTGAGCAGGCTGCAGAGCCTCTGCTGCTCATCACGTTTGTCTACTAA